The Raphanus sativus cultivar WK10039 chromosome 2, ASM80110v3, whole genome shotgun sequence genome includes a region encoding these proteins:
- the LOC108835560 gene encoding probable pectinesterase/pectinesterase inhibitor 44, which produces MLGNGIDVTVISGNRSYGDGSTTFRSATFAVNGRGFLARDITFQNTAGPEKHQAVALRSDSDLSVFYRCAMRGYQDTLYTHTMRQFYRECTITGTVDFIFGDGTVVFQNCQILVKKGLPDQKNTITAQGRKEADQPSGRPWKQYSRTVFMRNNLSDVVRPEGWLKWNTTFALDTLFYGEFLNYGPGSGLSSRVKWPGYHVFNNSDQANNFTVSQFIEGNLWLPSTGLLI; this is translated from the exons ATGCTAGGTAATGGCATTGACGTAACAGTTATTTCCGGTAACCGCAGCTACGGTGACGGCTCGACCACGTTCCGATCAGCTACATTCG ctGTAAACGGAAGAGGATTCTTGGCTAGAGATATAACGTTTCAGAACACAGCGGGACCAGAGAAGCATCAAGCCGTAGCCCTTAGGTCAGACTCTGACTTATCTGTGTTCTATAGATGTGCCATGAGAGGTTATCAAGATACCCTCTACACGCACACTATGCGTCAGTTTTACCGCGAGTGCACCATCACGGGAACGGTGGATTTTATATTTGGAGATGGGACCGTTGTGTTTCAAAATTGTCAAATTTTGGTTAAGAAAGGACTCCCTGACCAAAAGAATACCATCACAGCACAAGGCAGGAAAGAAGCTGACCAACCCTCAG GAAGGCCGTGGAAGCAATATTCAAGGACAGTTTTCATGAGGAACAACTTGAGCGACGTGGTGAGGCCGGAAGGATGGCTCAAGTGGAACACCACTTTTGCTTTGGACACACTGTTCTATGGAGAGTTCTTGAACTACGGACCAGGTTCAGGACTAAGCAGCCGAGTCAAATGGCCTGGTTACCACGTGTTTAACAACTCAGACCAGGCTAACAATTTCACCGTTTCTCAGTTCATTGAAGGAAACCTTTGGCTGCCTTCTACGGGA cTTCTgatatga
- the LOC130505771 gene encoding 1-phosphatidylinositol-3-phosphate 5-kinase FAB1A-like: protein MSGSDKARDRLDSGGSFSLFDSVNLLSLNSLSDLSVDMNRSLSSADEQVSQLLQSSLYLKDLHARVSFTDESPPGKVKYSVTCYYAKEFEALRKICCPSETDFIRSLGRCRKWGAQGGKSNVFFAKTLDDRFIIKQVTKTKLESFIKFAPAYFKYLTESICTKSPTSLAKILGIYQVSSKHLRERVQNGCLGDGESSLQA from the exons ATGTCTGGATCAGATAAGGCAAGAGATCGCTTGGATAGTGGAGGTTCCTTTTCCCTTTTTGATTCTGTGAACCTTCTCTCGTTGAACTCTTTGAGCGATTTGTCAGTTGACATGAATAGAAGCCTTAGCTCTGCTGATGAACAAGTTTCGCAGCTGCTACAGTCATCCTTGTATCTGAAAGATCTGCATGCTAGAGTCTCGTTTACAGATGAAAGTCCTCCTGGGAAAGTGAAGTACTCTGTGACGTGTTACTATGCGAAGGAGTTTGAGGCCCTGAGGAAGATTTGCTGTCCTTCAGAAACCGATTTCATAAGATCTCTTGGTCGATGTAGAAAATGGGGAGCTCAAGGTGGAAAGAGCAATGTCTTCTTTGCAAAAACCTTGGATGACCGTTTTATTATCAAACAAGTTACAAAGACCAAGCTTGAGTCCTTCATCAAATTTGCTCCAGCTTACTTCAAATACTTGACTGAATCCATCTGTACTAAAAGCCCTACGAGCCTTGCAAAGATCTTGGGAATCTATCAG GTCTCATCCAAACACTTGAGGGAAAGAGTTCAAAATGGATGTCTTGGTGATGGAGAATCTTCTCTTCAAGCGTAA
- the LOC108841367 gene encoding transcription factor bHLH63-like: MMFLQDLVPGCDKITGKAGMLDEIINYVQSLQRQVEFLSMKLATVSPRLDFNIDDIFAKEVVSAPIPNTVSGYVHFNPMQQVVTSSDPLSCFNNGQSATMWDSDVQNLYSSLGV, encoded by the exons ATGATGTTTCTACAAGATTTAGTTCCTGGATGCGACAAGATTACTGGCAAAGCAGGGATGCTTGATGAGATCATTAACTATGTTCAGTCTCTTCAGCGACAAGTCGAG TTCTTATCGATGAAGCTAGCAACTGTTAGTCCAAGGCTGGATTTCAACATCGATGACATTTTTGCCAAAGAg GTTGTCTCAGCTCCCATACCAAACACTGTGTCCGGTTATGTTCATTTCAATCCAATGCAGCAAGTGGTTACTAGTTCTGATCCACTGTCATGTTTCAAC AATGGTCAATCTGCTACTATGTGGGACTCTGATGTGCAGAATCTTTATAGCAGTCTAGGTGTTTGA